The following is a genomic window from Leishmania donovani BPK282A1 complete genome, chromosome 33.
GGAAGACCGAGAACACGGCGCGTGGACTTGTGAGCGCACTGGGGAGTGAGCCCCGTCGACGCCCCGCGCAACCCTAatatcttttttttttgtaagCGAGGCTGCCCTGACGGCAGTGTGGTGACGCGCGACCTATTCTTCTGCGGTGCCAAGGCGAGCTCTGTGCACACGGCGGTCAAATGCGGCAGCCGTAGCCTCAAGGGATTCTGGCGGCGAAACTTGTCCGACGCCGGCCACAGGAGCTAGCGCAAATATGTGCTCATGCTGCACAACTCTGATGTTTGCGATGTCGAGATGCAGTGGGATGGTGATTAGCTATTCGGCGGCGTGGAGGGCGTCTTCGTGAGCAACGAACATCTGCACGGCAGTTCTCCTTAGCCCATGTGCAGCTCATGTGTGCTTGCTTGTGCGCGCTTTCGGGCATTCTCGCACATGtattcttcttttttttcagGACGTCCCGCAATCCAGCTGCATTTGCCGCGTGGTCGTGGTCGTGGCGACTACGGTTCCATTTGGCGCTAGACTTTGGTCTTGAGCGTCTGTAACACAGTGGTGGTTGGCTTCCGGAAGCGGCtcaagcgcagcagcgaccgccGAAGAACGAAGCAATCGGCAACTCACTGTAGTGACGGCACTCATTGGCTGTCTTATGTGTACCCACTGCGCGCCAGTGAATAACCACAAGGCGACCATAGGCGGAGATTACTTTTTTAGCGTGTGAGTCGACTCCATGATGCTTTATAGTGTACACATGGATCCACTACGGGAGCGAGAGACCCACGCAAGCACCCTCGCACGTCCCTCTGTGTCTGCATGTGGTTGCCTGTCTGTGCACaaaggggtggggagtgCCCCTccacaaaagaaaaagagcagtgctccctttctttcgttctaatctctctctctctcgatctTCTTCGCACCTGCTGGGTGAAACATCGCGTGCTTCAcgtccacacacacacacacacacacacgcacgcacacctacacacacgaACTCCTCCGAACATCAGTGCACTTCATagcttttccttttctctgtctctttttttcctctcgTCCACCACATTCGCATCGACTGCGGTAGCAGGCGGGAGAGTCACAAGTGCTGCTGTGTCTGTGAAGGAGACACCACATACCACAAACAAGAGGTCGAAAGGAAAAACAGAGGACACGATTTGTACTCGCAAGCACACGGTACGTCCCCGCCAGTGCAGAAGCGCCAAGATGTcagccggcaccgccgccacggtggaATTTACCGCCTCCAGCCAACGCGTGAAGATGGTGGACATGCACCCCAAGGAGCCCATCTTTATTGCAGCCCTGTATTCCGGTGGAATCAACCTGTACAACTACCAGACGCAGGCGCTCGTCCGCTCCTTCGACACAGGCACGGGTCTTCCAGTGCGCTGTGTCCGCTTTATCCCGCGCCTGCAGAGCTTTGTGTGCGGCTGTGATGACATGAACCTGCGTGTGTTCAACTACAACACGATGGAGCGGACGAAGATATTCCAAGCCCACGACGACTACatccgctgcgtcgctgttcacgagcagctgccgctggtgctgacGTGCGCGGATGACATGACCATTCGGCAGTGGGACTGGAGCAAGGGGTGGACGCTGCAGATGACTTACGAGGGGCACCAGCACTTCTGCATGGCCGTCGCTTTCAATCCTAAGGACTCCTCCACGTTTGCCTCCGCCTCGATGGACTGCACCATCAAGGTGTGGCGCATCCACATTCCGACGCCGAATTACCAACTCGAGGGCCACGAGGATGGCGTGAACTGCGTCGAGTTCTACCCTCGCGGTGACAAGCCGTACCTACTGAGCGGATCCGACGACAGGACGGTGCGTTTGTGGGACTACCAAACCAAAGCCTGCCTACAGGTCTTCTCCTTTCACGAGGACAACGTCGCGAGTGTGCTTTTCCACCCGGACCTCCCAGTGATCTACTCCATCTCCGAGTCGGACAGCAttgccgccttctccacggAGACGTTCCGCCTGCTGTACTCGTGCAACCACTCCGACATGGGGCGCGGGTGGTCGCTGGCAACGAAGCGCCACTCGAACATGCTCATTGCCGGCTTTGACAACGGCGTGCGGGCCTACAAGGTCGGCGCGGACAAGCCCGTCTTCTCCATGGACACCAACGGTCGCGTCTTGGTCGCGACCGGGAACGAGATTACGCGCATGGACATCAAGGCCATAGGGCCGGAGACGCCCGACGGCGAGGTGCTGAACGTTGCGACGAAGGACATGGGCACCGTCGAGGCGACGGCCCGCTCTATCGTTCACGCCGGAAACGGCCAGTTCATCTGCGTTCTCGGTGACGACAACTACACCATCATATCGTCCCTCTCGCTGCGTCCCAAGTCGTACGGGCAGTGTGTTTCATTTGTCTGGGGTCCTGAGAGCGGCGCCTAcgccgtgctggagggcTCGACGACGCTGAAGGTTTACAAGGGTTTCAAGGTGCGCGTCGCACTTTCGCTGCCAGAGGTGGCCAATAAGCTTTTTGGCGGGCCTCTGCTAGCGGtgcgcacgagcagcagcgtcatgtTCTACGACTGGGGCACGCTGGCACTGATCCGGCAGATCGATGAGACCCCGGCAGCGCTCGAGTGGAACTCGACGGGTGAGCTCGTGGCGCTCGTCACGAGCAGCAGTGTCTTCCTTCTCAAGTTCAACGGGGACGCTGTAGCGCAGTACCTCGAGCaaaacaccaccaccggcgatGACGGCCTCGACTTCTCGTTCGACCttgtggaggagctggatgAAAAGGTGCGCGACGTGGCGTGGGTGGGGGACTGCCTTGTCTACATCAATCAAGTGCATCGGCTCAACTACTACATTGGCGGCGAGGTAAACAACATCGCGGTGCTGAACCGTCACCAGTACCTCCTCGGCTACCTGCCAAAGGAAAACCGTCTCTTCTGCATAGACAAGGAAAAGAGCATCACGAGCTACCTCCTTCAGGTGAATGCCATCGAGTACATGGCTGCCATCGTGCGCGAGGACTTTGATGCCGCCAACACACTTCTCCCCACCATCGATGTGAGCCTGCGTGACAAACTGTCGCGGTTTGTCGAGTCGCGCGGGCTGCTGCAGATGGCGCTGGAGATCGCCATGGATGACGAGCGCCGCTTCGACCTGGCGGTCCAGCTGAAGCAACTGTCGTTGGCGCACAAGATCGCCAGCGCGGCGAACGTCGCGTCGCACTGGAAGCAGGTGGGTGACATTGCACTGGAGCAGGGCTACTTTGAGATGGCAATCGAGTCGCTGGAGAAGTGCAACGACTGGAgcgggctgctgctcatcTACACGTCCCTCAACGACATGGAGGCGATCTCGCGCCTTGGCGACCGCTGTCTGCAAAGCGGACAGGCCAACTTGGCCTTCACCTGCTACCACCTCACCCAACGCCATGCCGAGTgtgtggagctgctgcagaagacCGGCAAAACAGGCGACGCCGCTTTCTACGCACGCACCTACTGCCCGAGCCTCATCGAGGACGCCGTGGCTAAGTGGAGGGTGTCGGTCGCCTCGATACCTCGCGTCAGCCAAGCGCTCGCCAGCCCGGCAGCCTACCCGAACCTGTTTCCGTCACTGCGCAATGTGGACTTGCCGCCTCCAAACGGACCGGAGGTTGGCGCCCCTCTGAACGCACAGCCGGCACCTCCCGGTGCATCCACGTCGCTCCACGGCTCATGCACCGCACCAACTGTTGCCGAC
Proteins encoded in this region:
- a CDS encoding beta prime cop protein, putative; the encoded protein is MSAGTAATVEFTASSQRVKMVDMHPKEPIFIAALYSGGINLYNYQTQALVRSFDTGTGLPVRCVRFIPRLQSFVCGCDDMNLRVFNYNTMERTKIFQAHDDYIRCVAVHEQLPLVLTCADDMTIRQWDWSKGWTLQMTYEGHQHFCMAVAFNPKDSSTFASASMDCTIKVWRIHIPTPNYQLEGHEDGVNCVEFYPRGDKPYLLSGSDDRTVRLWDYQTKACLQVFSFHEDNVASVLFHPDLPVIYSISESDSIAAFSTETFRLLYSCNHSDMGRGWSLATKRHSNMLIAGFDNGVRAYKVGADKPVFSMDTNGRVLVATGNEITRMDIKAIGPETPDGEVLNVATKDMGTVEATARSIVHAGNGQFICVLGDDNYTIISSLSLRPKSYGQCVSFVWGPESGAYAVLEGSTTLKVYKGFKVRVALSLPEVANKLFGGPLLAVRTSSSVMFYDWGTLALIRQIDETPAALEWNSTGELVALVTSSSVFLLKFNGDAVAQYLEQNTTTGDDGLDFSFDLVEELDEKVRDVAWVGDCLVYINQVHRLNYYIGGEVNNIAVLNRHQYLLGYLPKENRLFCIDKEKSITSYLLQVNAIEYMAAIVREDFDAANTLLPTIDVSLRDKLSRFVESRGLLQMALEIAMDDERRFDLAVQLKQLSLAHKIASAANVASHWKQVGDIALEQGYFEMAIESLEKCNDWSGLLLIYTSLNDMEAISRLGDRCLQSGQANLAFTCYHLTQRHAECVELLQKTGKTGDAAFYARTYCPSLIEDAVAKWRVSVASIPRVSQALASPAAYPNLFPSLRNVDLPPPNGPEVGAPLNAQPAPPGASTSLHGSCTAPTVADLFQPAAEAPQQPMHAPPFPDNVGSELTGMQELADEEEAWGED